The Aethina tumida isolate Nest 87 chromosome 5, icAetTumi1.1, whole genome shotgun sequence genomic sequence GAGTAGGAAGATGATTGAGATGAGATGAGATGAGATGTGGCGTTGATGCTGTGTGCTACGGAGAGAACAGTCCGCATGCAACTGATCAACTGATGAATGAACCGTGTATCACCGCACCGCCGACCGCACGGAGAAGATCACCGGGTTACCATTGGTGTTCTTGGTCGGGGAGGAGCGACACTCGCTCCCACTCCGCCACACAAACTTAGTAGTAGACCTATGTATAAAAGCAATGCTTACTATAATGACACATCAATAGATATTGTGCACCTTTAGCAAGATTCCAACGAGCGGGTGCATCACTGCAATGTTTGTGTATAGTGCAAAAGTGCTGTCCGGTGTTATGATCGAGCACTTTTCCGCGAACTTTCTCGTTGTGTTTTTCGCTGTGCTCCTCTTAGTTCGTGGACTGCAGGTCCTGCGGGAGATCCTGCAACTGCCGCCGGGACCATGGGGCCTGCCGATACTCGGCTCCCTGCCCTCGCTCAAGGGCGATCTGCATCTCCACTTCAGGGACCTCACCCACAAGTATGGTTCCCTGTTCTCCACGCGGCTCGGCTCCCAGCTGATCATCGTCCTCAGCGATTACAAGCTGATCCGGGACGCGTTCCGCAAGGAGGAGTTCACCGGAAGACCGACCACCGAATTCACCAACATCCTGGGCGGCTACGGTAAGTCTCTTTCTTCACTCTTATTTACTCACCCGCTCAATTGAACGCTGGCTGGCATATGCCTGACACACTTACTATGGCCTTCATAGgtcatttttaagtaaaagtgATCATTGTTATCAGCTCGATATCGTATCAATTGTAACCCAGTTTTATTCAGCGAATTCACCTTGccgtttttttttaagatcGGCTACGTTTCCGTTACTCTTCAGAAGTGTTACAAGTTTGTTTTCGAAATTTGGACGAATTAACGCAATTAGCGCGTGcgataaagaaatttttccacTTTTTCGTTTGGGTTTCGTTAACTGTTGCAATCTGCTTAAATCCATCAGAATTGTTTCGAAattgttttacttaaatttttattggtttgttgtttttaatttggtcAAAACATTAAAGGTGAAACTTGCATCCAGTTTTTTTAGAGattcatttctaaaattagataatatttcatcCGATTAAAAGAGAAATCAAACATGTTTATACTAAATCAACTTCGAACTAACCTAACGTAACTGAATTCAGTttgacctaacctaacctaactaaaGATCATACAGATCAACTACTCAAATaggcaaaatatttatcatcaaTTCCGATTGCTTGATGCAGGCGTGATAAACACGGCGGGTAAACTGTGGAAGGACCAGCGTCGATTCCTGCACGACGGCCTCCGCCACTTCGGCATGTCGTACATAGGCGCCCGCAAAGTCCAAATGGAGAACAGGATAATGAACGAGGTCGAGGAATTCCTGTGCGTCCTGCGCGCCCACAAGGACGAACCCATCGATCTGAATCCGGTGTTCGCCGTCTCCATTTCGAACGTGATCTGCGACGTCCTCATGTCCGTCAGGTTCTCCCACAACGACCAGAGGTTTAAGAGATTCATGGATTTGATCGATGAGGGATTCAAACTGTTCGGCAGCTTGGAGGCGGCCTTGTTCATCCCCATTTTGAAGTACATGCCCGGACACAATGCTACCAGGCAGAAAATTGCTAAGGTAAATTGAAACGTTTTGATTGTCGTGTGAGCGGGACTGATGGATATTTTTCTTGTTCAGAATCGTGCCGAAATGGGAGAGTTCTTGCAAGAAACCATCGATGAGCATCGCAGAACTTTTGACCCAAGCCACCTGAGAGATCTTCTGGACACCTACCTCTTCGAAATCCAAAAAGCTAACGAAGAAGGAACTGGTCACCATTTGTTTGAAGGCAAAGACCACGGTAAGACGAGCCCACTTTAAAACACAGTACCAAATTTAAcacgtttatttattgttctaCAGATCGCCAGATTCAACAGATAATGGGTGACATGTTCTCAGCAGGAATGGAGACCATAAAGAGTTCGTTGCAATGGGCTGTGCTGTTCATGTTGCACAATCCGGACGTGATGAGGTCGGTGCAGGAAGAAATGGACCAGGTGGTCGGTCGTCAAAGACTTCCCAAGCTGGAAGACTTGGCTTACTTACCAGTAACCGAATCGACCATCCTGGAAGTGTTGAGGATCTCTAGCATCGTTCCCATGGGAACCACACACGCCCCCACCAGGTAATTATTAGAGAAAATCAATTAGTTGCGTCTGACATTTTTGAACGTGTTAGGTTCACACATCACACCTGCGAAAAAAGTGAAAGTTATAAGCCTAAAATCCATACATATATTTCGGTCGATGACCCGCCGTCCAATCAGACGAtttcttaaacattttgtaaccTACACGCAGGACGAATTTTAAAAGCAAGacaatgaattataattatgtaatggGGTTCAACCAACTCATATTCAATAGCTAACCGACATTCGTTTTGGTTGCAGGGATGTGAAAATCAACGGCTTCCACCTGCCCCAGCACGCGCAAGTGGTACCACTACTGCACGCCGTCCACATGGACCCAACCCTGTGGGACGAGCCGGAACGCTTCAACCCCTCCCGCTTCATAAACGCCGAGGGCAAAGTGCAGAAGCCCGAGTACTTCCTTCCCTTCGGTGTCGGAAGGAGGATGTGTCTGGGCGAGATCCTTGCCAGAATGGAGCTGTTCCTGTTCTTCTCGTCGCTGCTACACGCGTTCGACGTGAGCGTGCCCGCCGGCGAGACGCTGCCCAGTTTGAAGGGCAACGCGGGCGTGACCATCAGCCCGGACGCCTTCAGGGTGACTCTGACGCCTCGCACCATGGAATGGGACTTCATTTCGCCGTTGCTGAGACCCGCCGGCTCGCACTAGTGGGACAGTGATGTGGCGAACTTTTGAGCACGGTTACGAGTGTGTtcctatcaattttattattacgagGCGCCGTACTTATAGGTATAAACGAAGACATTCTACAAGTAGAATTGGATCTCCGACTCGATCGGCTGTGCGCTGATGTGTTCattgttgtttttagtattaattaggCTTTACTTTACgtagttattttgtttttgctagtcatattcatttcatttgtGACTCCGAGAATGGTTCAtagttacttattatttttttaccatttttccCCGATTACTACCTATTTTGTATTGCTTTGTTACTTTGGAGTTACTCATCATCGACGTGTGttacctatttttattttatggatctGTGAATGAAAACGAGGTagcttatttattaattgtttccaATGGAAACCAATCACCAATTTCATTTATCATCTAGTTTTTAAGTGATATTGTATATAACGAGTTTTATTGTTGCAATCTTGCTGATTTGTATAGTTTAATAGAGAGCAAgacttattttaagaatattgttatttaatattttcaacaaaaccgtacaattaaataaattaattttttaatataccatGTGCATTTATTTCAACcctcacaatttaaaaaatcaaatattataaacaattaaacaaaaataataatataaacataacgAATAGTTCCAATTCCAAATTaggtctgaaatattgtctagacgtttcaaatttttaatttaattgtatattgttgCTCAAGAAAAGGAATCGTTTTACATAAGATTAATTCGAAACCTGGAATAAATTGTGCTAAACAGACACATTTTTTTACGTCTGACTTGTAATAACCAACAGAAATTcatatgattaatatttatgtccgTCATTAtaattagagaaattcagagatgttaattaaaaaaatgtactttCGTCGTTCTGTTTGCAATTTGTTTGtcaaacttattaataaacaagttCAAAAATGTCAAGTAAATATTGCacgatttattaatcaaaattaatttatgtttatcttaaataacgtaattaaaaacattttaatggttttataaatacatgcaaataaattttggtaattgacctaattataattaaacattaacaaaacATACTTACTTTCAGAGGCGGATACGGAATTTTTTGTGGAGGGGGAAGGTCGATGATCCAGATTAATTgataagaaattttagaaacaagagaattaattgaagtgaatttttattagaataatctTAAAACAACTGTCCACTTTCCCTATGgtgttttaaaaagaaataaataaaggtgtgactaaatttttaacaattttattaaaattaaaattacaaagttttttatgta encodes the following:
- the LOC109593938 gene encoding cytochrome P450 18a1, whose product is MFVYSAKVLSGVMIEHFSANFLVVFFAVLLLVRGLQVLREILQLPPGPWGLPILGSLPSLKGDLHLHFRDLTHKYGSLFSTRLGSQLIIVLSDYKLIRDAFRKEEFTGRPTTEFTNILGGYGVINTAGKLWKDQRRFLHDGLRHFGMSYIGARKVQMENRIMNEVEEFLCVLRAHKDEPIDLNPVFAVSISNVICDVLMSVRFSHNDQRFKRFMDLIDEGFKLFGSLEAALFIPILKYMPGHNATRQKIAKNRAEMGEFLQETIDEHRRTFDPSHLRDLLDTYLFEIQKANEEGTGHHLFEGKDHDRQIQQIMGDMFSAGMETIKSSLQWAVLFMLHNPDVMRSVQEEMDQVVGRQRLPKLEDLAYLPVTESTILEVLRISSIVPMGTTHAPTRDVKINGFHLPQHAQVVPLLHAVHMDPTLWDEPERFNPSRFINAEGKVQKPEYFLPFGVGRRMCLGEILARMELFLFFSSLLHAFDVSVPAGETLPSLKGNAGVTISPDAFRVTLTPRTMEWDFISPLLRPAGSH